A section of the Drosophila sechellia strain sech25 chromosome 3L, ASM438219v1, whole genome shotgun sequence genome encodes:
- the LOC6605201 gene encoding transcription factor btd: MTMAEGTDPMGHGHHTNPHNPPQQPPQHHPHHLPLPHPPPAPPPQLLNFNHHQQQYLPHMYPAAAAAAQSHSHYGGLQYPHPHALQHQHHPHQHQHHLPLALSLHQQAAAAAAVAAAVATNHSNNNNQASVANNNIVVPWKQRKRKRLSAVLDKLHHNNNNNNNNNNETHSNGMACKAEPMDMKGDLAEDAEQDEDHDGSVPDEEDDSVDRDGDAGKYIKSEQPVSEDEENEQEMDQDIEDISGEDLELSHSDDNDQDSPRISMSPLQLQAAQSNMPQDQNQPMNKENPLHVDIKTEIPSPYDRYFPIPSPLFGYYLHTKYLNEVFRRRHDLYPSPLQHTPSSIASETETSPTSQERKSSSNHVLPHALLANNSPPPSLPSPPRSESSVTNNVATTTTTSTTKKRSSPKPKGKKGEKKPMPPPQERPLDLCMRNEVEPKKYKKSGSKSSQESRSAGMMPPPPALSASSSLESMSALSPASSSHSGHMPITSAATPNHQPPPNSPYANAMNAAHAAAAAAAAAMIKMEMPLHPLHHQQMHHSQVPTTTVGVPVIKGDVASPTTKETVAWRYNLDVSPVVEEMPPGSDVAYVCPTCGQMFSLHDRLAKHMASRHKSRNPANDIAKAYSCDVCRRSFARSDMLTRHMRLHTGVKPYTCKVCGQVFSRSDHLSTHQRTHTGEKPYKCPQCPYAACRRDMITRHMRTHTRYDSRGGSREGREGREGREGKESRDSRRSNERLEEPNSPGSHSLLDMKMNMNMGMGMGLNMGLPMNPMSLLQEELLQKSQPGLTLGGPMPLVVKTESA; this comes from the coding sequence ATGACGATGGCAGAAGGCACCGACCCCATGGGGCATGGTCACCACACGAATCCGCACAATCCGCCCCAGCAGCCGCCGCAGCACCACCCGCACCACCTGCCCCTGCCCCACCCCCCGCCGGCACCCCCGCCGCAGCTACTCAAtttcaaccaccaccagcagcagtatCTTCCCCACATGTATCCTGCGGCAGCGGCTGCGGCTCAATCTCACTCCCACTACGGTGGCCTGCAGTATCCCCATCCTCATGCGCTGCAGCACCAGCATCATCcccaccagcaccagcaccacttGCCGCTGGCCTTGAGCCTCCATCAGCAGGCGGCTGCTGCGGCCGCAGTGGCTGCAGCGGTGGCCACCAACCActcaaacaacaacaatcaggCCAGCGTGGCCAACAATAACATAGTGGTTCCATGGAAGCAGCGCAAGCGCAAGAGGCTCTCAGCGGTACTGGACAAGCTGCaccacaataataataataataataacaacaataatgagACCCACTCCAATGGCATGGCCTGCAAGGCGGAACCCATGGATATGAAGGGGGATCTAGCCGAAGATGCCGAACAGGATGAAGATCATGATGGGTCCGTGCCCGATGAGGAAGATGATTCCGTAGATCGTGATGGGGATGCTGGCAAGTACATCAAGAGCGAGCAGCCCGTCAGCGAGGACGAGGAGAACGAACAGGAAATGGACCAAGACATCGAGGACATTTCCGGCGAGGATCTCGAGCTGTCGCACAGCGATGATAATGACCAGGACAGCCCCAGGATCAGCATGAGTCCTCTGCAGCTGCAGGCCGCCCAGAGCAATATGCCCCAAGACCAGAACCAGCCGATGAACAAGGAGAATCCGCTTCATGTGGACATCAAGACTGAGATCCCCAGCCCCTACGATAGGTATTTCCCCATACCATCTCCTCTGTTCGGCTATTACCTGCACACCAAATATCTGAATGAGGTGTTCCGCCGGCGTCATGATCTCTATCCCTCGCCTCTGCAGCACACTCCATCTTCCATAGCCTCCGAAACGGAGACTTCACCCACTTCTCAGGAGCGCAAGAGTAGCTCCAACCACGTCTTGCCCCACGCTCTGTTGGCCAATAATTCACCTCCGCCATCGCTGCCATCGCCACCGCGCAGCGAATCCTCAGTGACCAACAATgtggccaccaccaccactaccaGCACCACCAAGAAGCGCAGCAGTCCCAAGCCCAAGGGCAAGAAGGGCGAGAAGAAGCCCATGCCACCGCCGCAAGAGCGACCCTTGGATCTGTGCATGCGCAACGAAGTGGAGCCCAAGAAGTACAAAAAGTCCGGCTCGAAATCCTCTCAAGAGTCCCGTTCCGCCGGTAtgatgccgccgccgccggctCTGAGTGCGTCCAGCAGTTTGGAGAGCATGAGTGCCCTGTCCCCGGCATCGAGTAGCCACTCGGGTCACATGCCCATCACCAGCGCTGCCACGCCCAACCACCAGCCACCGCCCAATTCCCCCTATGCCAATGCCATGAACGCTGCCcatgcagcggcagcagcggcggcggcagccaTGATCAAGATGGAGATGCCTTTGCATCCGCTGCACCACCAGCAGATGCATCACTCGCAAGTGCCCACCACCACAGTGGGTGTGCCGGTAATCAAGGGCGATGTGGCCTCGCCCACAACAAAGGAAACGGTGGCCTGGCGTTACAATCTGGACGTGTCGCCCGTGGTTGAGGAGATGCCGCCCGGTTCGGATGTGGCCTATGTATGCCCCACCTGCGGACAGATGTTCTCGCTGCACGACCGCCTGGCCAAGCACATGGCCTCGCGTCACAAGTCCCGCAATCCTGCCAATGATATTGCCAAAGCCTATTCCTGCGATGTGTGCCGGCGATCCTTTGCCCGCTCCGACATGCTGACCCGCCACATGCGCCTCCACACCGGAGTCAAGCCGTACACGTGCAAGGTGTGCGGTCAGGTCTTCTCCCGCTCGGATCACCTGTCCACCCACCAGAGGACACACACCGGCGAGAAGCCCTACAAGTGTCCGCAGTGCCCGTATGCCGCCTGTCGTCGCGACATGATCACCAGGCACATGCGGACCCACACGCGGTACGATTCCAGGGGAGGATCTCGAGAGGGCAGGGAAGGACGCGAGGGACGTGAGGGCAAGGAGAGCCGCGATTCGCGCAGGAGCAACGAACGACTCGAGGAGCCCAACTCGCCCGGTTCCCATTCGCTGCTGGATATGAAGATGAACATGAACATGGGCATGGGAATGGGCCTCAATATGGGCCTGCCCATGAATCCGATGAGTCTGCtgcaggaggagctgctgcagAAGTCCCAGCCGGGTCTGACCCTGGGTGGACCCATGCCACTGGTGGTCAAGACGGAGAGCGCCTAA